A window of Planctomycetaceae bacterium contains these coding sequences:
- a CDS encoding magnesium chelatase: MHPETLADLKNSGWKSRSVKEELRSNFVRQLAAGEVLFPGMLGYENTVVPEISLALLAGHDILFLGEKGQGKSRLMRAIPRFLDDAIPYLDLPGCPVHEDPYQPITTAGKERIASASDDQIAIKWWPRDQRYAERLAPGTKFADIIGEIDPAKLAAGSSMSAEDALHFGLIPRMHRGVFAMNELPELDELVQVGLFNILEERDVQIRGYPIQFDLDVVILFSANPSTYNRSGKVIPQLKDRIGSIIHTHYPSERDAGIQIMEQECSVDLDGDFPVLVPFFMKQIVEEISRAARRSRYIDQQSGVSARFSIANYQTMIASARRRGAVLGENPAVPRISDLGHLYSSSLGKLEVDLMSSHQMSERQVLDSVTAEAIRTVFEEYIEQHGLEQITEIFAKGVKIEVGDMLPSTYYETLLKRVPPVWDKAFEVNAADNAAVRASCVEFVLAGLYATDRISRAQRHGVVTYDFH; the protein is encoded by the coding sequence ATGCACCCTGAAACACTGGCGGACCTGAAAAACAGCGGCTGGAAATCGCGTTCAGTGAAGGAAGAACTCCGTTCCAACTTCGTTCGTCAACTGGCTGCAGGCGAAGTGCTTTTCCCCGGAATGCTCGGGTACGAAAACACCGTCGTCCCCGAAATCAGTCTTGCGCTGCTGGCAGGTCACGACATTCTTTTTCTGGGAGAAAAAGGACAGGGTAAGAGTCGCCTGATGAGAGCGATCCCGAGGTTTCTTGATGACGCAATTCCGTACCTGGATTTACCGGGTTGCCCGGTTCATGAAGATCCCTATCAGCCCATTACCACTGCCGGAAAAGAACGGATTGCCAGCGCGAGCGATGATCAGATTGCAATCAAATGGTGGCCTCGCGACCAACGTTACGCAGAGCGACTGGCTCCGGGGACCAAGTTTGCAGATATCATTGGCGAAATCGACCCTGCCAAGCTTGCCGCTGGCAGCAGCATGTCTGCCGAAGATGCCCTGCATTTCGGCTTGATCCCTCGCATGCATCGCGGAGTCTTCGCGATGAACGAACTCCCCGAACTTGATGAACTCGTTCAGGTCGGCCTGTTTAACATTCTGGAGGAACGAGACGTTCAGATCCGAGGGTATCCGATTCAATTCGATCTGGATGTTGTCATCTTATTCTCGGCGAACCCTTCGACCTATAACCGAAGTGGCAAAGTGATCCCGCAGCTGAAGGACCGCATCGGCAGCATTATCCATACGCACTATCCTTCGGAACGGGATGCGGGCATACAGATCATGGAGCAGGAGTGCAGCGTTGATCTTGATGGCGACTTTCCGGTGCTCGTTCCTTTCTTCATGAAACAGATTGTCGAAGAGATCAGCCGTGCCGCGCGCCGGAGCCGTTACATCGATCAGCAATCGGGCGTCAGTGCCCGATTCAGCATTGCAAACTATCAGACTATGATCGCCAGCGCGCGGCGGCGCGGCGCAGTTCTGGGTGAAAATCCAGCAGTACCACGCATCAGCGATCTTGGCCATCTTTATTCGTCGTCGCTTGGTAAGCTGGAAGTTGATCTGATGAGCAGCCACCAGATGAGCGAAAGACAGGTTCTGGACTCTGTGACGGCAGAAGCTATCAGGACTGTCTTCGAGGAATACATCGAACAGCACGGGCTCGAACAGATCACCGAAATCTTTGCGAAGGGTGTAAAGATCGAAGTGGGTGACATGCTTCCAAGTACCTACTACGAGACGCTGTTGAAACGAGTGCCTCCAGTTTGGGACAAAGCATTTGAGGTCAACGCAGCCGACAATGCTGCCGTTCGCGCATCGTGTGTGGAATTCGTTCTGGCAGGACTTTATGCCACCGATCGCATCAGCCGGGCACAAAGGCATGGCGTGGTGACCTACGACTTTCATTGA
- a CDS encoding thioredoxin-like domain-containing protein, translated as MTRISPAFVIRLLVLAMFSGMLASGNISRAQDRVALNNTDESQRGARRVADPFPRAQVVPEGVFEGGSGWLNTSQPISMKDLKGKIVLVDFWTYCCINCMHILPDLKYLEEKFEKELVVIGVHSAKFENEKDAENIRNAIMRYEIRHPVVNDDQLLVWRRFGTSSWPTLAIIDAEGRYIGSLSGEGNREPIEKVIEKLIEYHRSKGTLDETPIRFELEEGKATETPLRYPGKVLVDEAGQRVFVADSNHNRIVIASTSGELIDIVGSGRMGTADGSYSSAEFNHPQGMALVENLLYVADTENHMLRAIDLTAKSVKTIAGTGEQAHFRAKGGGAPLSTALNSPWSLAYTDNKLFIAMAGPHQIWVYLPNSDRIRRYAGNGREDVINGSLDQSSFAQPSEICVDPSGEFLYVVDSEGSAVRRVSTDQRGQVTTIAGTSELPQGQSLFAFGDIDGIGPNARLQHPLGVAVRGATLFVADSYNHKIKRINLSNQSVQSWIGTGEAGDTLEPALLDEPGGISAGEKVLYVADTNNHRICTVDFTSGEMKEFVIQGLAAPNPVRLPSPINTDDATKVASQTVKAGEPIQFTVNLNIPDGHKLNELAPVTWKVAVSEGQAVVPDDALNSREEATPQNGTASFSLPVSSEPGQTVLIVQMSYGYCATDESLCRLASRTWQIPVTLTNDAETSSIGLSFDE; from the coding sequence GTGACTCGCATCTCACCAGCCTTTGTGATTCGTCTTCTTGTTCTCGCGATGTTCTCTGGGATGTTGGCATCGGGCAACATCAGCCGGGCACAGGACCGCGTGGCATTGAACAATACAGATGAATCACAGCGGGGTGCGAGACGTGTGGCCGATCCTTTCCCCCGCGCGCAGGTGGTTCCGGAAGGAGTCTTCGAAGGGGGAAGCGGCTGGCTGAACACATCACAGCCAATCAGCATGAAGGACCTGAAGGGTAAGATCGTCCTTGTCGATTTCTGGACATACTGCTGCATCAACTGCATGCACATTCTTCCGGACTTGAAGTACCTGGAAGAGAAGTTTGAGAAGGAACTTGTTGTCATCGGGGTGCACTCGGCAAAATTCGAAAACGAGAAAGACGCCGAGAACATTCGAAATGCCATCATGCGGTACGAGATCCGGCATCCCGTGGTCAATGACGATCAATTGCTCGTCTGGCGGCGATTCGGCACGAGTTCCTGGCCTACCCTGGCAATCATCGACGCCGAAGGACGGTACATCGGTTCGTTGTCCGGCGAAGGCAATCGAGAACCCATCGAAAAGGTGATTGAAAAACTCATTGAGTACCATCGTTCGAAGGGCACTCTGGATGAAACTCCCATCCGATTCGAACTGGAAGAAGGGAAGGCCACCGAGACACCGCTCCGGTATCCGGGGAAGGTGCTCGTCGACGAAGCCGGGCAACGAGTCTTTGTCGCAGACAGTAACCACAATCGAATTGTGATTGCGAGCACCAGCGGTGAATTAATTGATATCGTTGGCAGCGGACGCATGGGAACGGCGGATGGCAGTTACTCCAGCGCGGAATTCAATCACCCGCAGGGCATGGCGCTTGTTGAGAATCTGCTGTATGTCGCGGACACAGAAAATCACATGCTGCGTGCTATCGATCTGACAGCAAAGTCCGTCAAGACGATTGCGGGGACCGGCGAACAGGCGCACTTCCGCGCGAAGGGGGGCGGAGCTCCCTTGTCCACCGCACTCAACAGCCCCTGGTCGCTGGCATACACAGACAATAAACTCTTTATCGCGATGGCGGGCCCGCATCAAATCTGGGTTTATCTGCCGAATTCAGACCGTATTCGACGTTACGCAGGCAATGGGCGCGAAGACGTCATCAACGGTTCGCTGGACCAGTCATCATTCGCTCAACCCTCTGAGATCTGTGTCGATCCGAGCGGCGAATTCCTTTACGTTGTCGATAGCGAAGGGTCTGCCGTTCGGCGTGTTTCGACCGATCAAAGAGGTCAGGTGACGACAATTGCCGGGACATCAGAACTGCCTCAGGGCCAGTCACTTTTCGCATTCGGAGATATTGACGGTATCGGACCGAATGCCCGTTTGCAGCACCCTCTGGGAGTTGCTGTCCGCGGAGCAACTCTTTTCGTTGCTGATTCCTATAACCACAAGATCAAGCGCATTAATCTGTCGAATCAATCGGTTCAGTCCTGGATCGGAACAGGGGAGGCTGGTGACACGCTCGAACCAGCGTTGCTCGATGAACCTGGAGGAATCTCAGCCGGAGAGAAAGTGCTTTATGTTGCAGATACCAACAATCATCGTATCTGTACGGTCGATTTCACTTCCGGCGAAATGAAGGAGTTTGTCATTCAGGGACTGGCAGCCCCCAACCCTGTTCGGCTTCCCTCTCCTATTAATACGGACGATGCCACAAAAGTCGCGTCACAGACAGTGAAAGCGGGCGAACCGATTCAGTTCACAGTGAATCTGAATATTCCGGATGGCCATAAGCTGAATGAATTAGCTCCGGTCACCTGGAAGGTGGCGGTATCCGAGGGACAGGCCGTTGTACCCGATGATGCGCTGAATTCGCGGGAGGAAGCGACACCGCAAAACGGAACGGCGTCATTTTCTTTGCCTGTATCCAGCGAGCCGGGGCAAACCGTTCTGATCGTTCAAATGAGTTATGGGTACTGTGCAACGGACGAGTCGCTGTGCCGTCTGGCCTCCCGGACCTGGCAGATTCCGGTGACTCTGACTAATGACGCCGAGACCAGCTCCATAGGGCTTTCGTTCGATGAATAA
- the lpxK gene encoding tetraacyldisaccharide 4'-kinase gives MDESSFRMLISGQSKGLLAATLRACLFVCSIPYRWIVAVRNFLFDCGVKPTYQASMPVISVGNITTGGTGKTPVVALVVQTLTSAGRRTAIVSRGYRAAVQGVNDEYQVLQQLCPQIPHLQNPDRIISAKKLEASGEADVIVMDDGFQHRRLHRDLDIVLIDATNPFGFGALLPRGLLREPLNSLSRAQLVMITRADLADAETLEQIEKAVINASPGLTGRICRVRFAPSELLSITNEKLDAARFCSNDPSAGKVFLMSGIGNPESFEQTCRQAGFEVKGHRWFRDHHHYTRADLESVEQAAVASGADMVLGTQKDLVKVADLDPMVHVEVNQSGSNAEIHRPPFFALSIRAAFLTNADRDVFHECLASATQERPEVGGPD, from the coding sequence ATGGACGAATCAAGTTTTCGAATGCTGATCAGTGGTCAGTCGAAGGGGCTCCTCGCAGCCACCCTGCGCGCTTGCCTGTTCGTCTGCTCGATACCATATCGATGGATTGTCGCAGTTCGAAACTTTTTGTTCGACTGCGGGGTGAAGCCGACATATCAAGCCAGTATGCCGGTTATCAGCGTTGGCAACATTACAACCGGCGGAACCGGAAAAACCCCCGTCGTTGCGTTGGTCGTTCAGACGCTGACGTCCGCTGGCAGACGCACAGCCATTGTCAGTCGCGGCTATCGAGCTGCAGTGCAGGGTGTGAATGACGAGTACCAGGTACTGCAGCAGCTTTGCCCGCAGATCCCGCATCTGCAAAACCCGGATCGAATCATCTCCGCAAAGAAACTGGAGGCTTCCGGTGAGGCTGATGTGATCGTTATGGACGACGGATTTCAGCATCGTCGCCTGCATCGGGATCTGGATATTGTGCTGATTGATGCAACAAACCCTTTTGGGTTCGGAGCACTCCTGCCCCGAGGATTGCTGCGCGAACCGCTGAATTCTCTCAGTCGGGCTCAACTTGTGATGATCACCAGGGCTGATTTAGCTGACGCAGAAACGCTTGAGCAAATTGAAAAGGCAGTCATCAACGCATCGCCGGGGCTGACGGGGCGAATCTGTCGCGTCCGGTTTGCACCCTCTGAATTACTGTCTATAACCAATGAAAAGCTTGACGCAGCACGGTTTTGTTCGAACGATCCCTCTGCCGGGAAAGTGTTTCTGATGTCAGGGATTGGCAACCCGGAGAGCTTTGAACAAACCTGCCGCCAGGCTGGTTTCGAAGTGAAGGGCCATCGTTGGTTTCGTGATCACCACCATTACACACGAGCTGATTTGGAAAGTGTGGAGCAAGCTGCCGTTGCCAGCGGTGCGGATATGGTTCTTGGAACGCAGAAGGACCTGGTGAAAGTCGCAGATCTTGATCCAATGGTTCACGTCGAGGTTAACCAGTCAGGTTCGAATGCGGAAATACACAGGCCGCCTTTCTTTGCTTTGTCAATTCGAGCCGCGTTTCTGACGAATGCTGACCGAGACGTTTTTCATGAATGTCTGGCGTCGGCGACTCAGGAGAGACCTGAAGTTGGTGGTCCCGATTAG